Within the Pseudomonadota bacterium genome, the region GTCAAGCGGGTGATTCCGCTGGTGAATAAAACCAATTATGTTACTATTGCCGCCAATCTGGGGATTGATGCAACCGTCAGTCCCAAGGCAAGTTCAGTCAGTGCTATTCTGAAATTTATTCACCGAGGTAATATCAAAAGTGTTCACACTGTTTTTGATGGCCGGGCGGAAACCATCGAGTTTGCCATTCCTGAATCAAGTGAGGTGGTTGGCAAAGCGGTTAAGGAGCTGCCATTGCCATCCGGGGCTTTGGTGGTTGCTGTCAACCGTCAGGATAATAATTATGTCCCGAATGGTGATTTTATCATTAAGGGTGGAGATGATGTGATTACCTTTGCCAGGATAGAACAAATCGAACGTCTTGAAGAAATTTTCAGTCACTGATTATGCATTTTCGAACTGTTGCTAAAATTATTGCCATTCTGCTGGCGATAACTTCTCTGTTCATGCTTTCATCAGTGCTTGTGGCTTTATGGTATGATGAATATAAGACCATTCGCAGTTTCCTTTATCCGGTATTGGCTGTTCTTATGGGCGCCGGAGGTATTTTATGGCGGATGAAAGGTAAAACCAGGGAATCTTTGTCCATTCGTGATGGTTTTCTGTTCGTGGTTTTCGGCTGGCTGCTGGCGTCCATGGTCGGGGCCCTGCCGTTTTATTTTTCCGGAACCATTCCTCATTATGCTGATGCCTATTTTGAGACCATGTCCGGCTTTACGACTACCGGAGCTTCCATCTTAACGGAGATTGAATCACTTCCCAAAGCAATTCTTTACTGGCGGTCCCTGACTCACTGGCTGGGAGGAATGGGGATCGTGGTTTTGACCGTTGCCATTCTCCCGCTGCTTGGAGTTGGTGGACTGCAGCTGGTTAAAGCAGAGGCTCCGGGTCCTACCATGGATAAAATAACTCCCCGGATTACCGAGACGGCTAAATATTTATGGTATATTTATCTGGGGATAACTATTGCCGAAGCTGTTTTACTGATGTTTGGAGGGATGAATCTTTTTGACGCTCTGACTCATACTTTCGGGACGGTTGCAACCGGGGGGTTTTCTACCAGGAATACCAGTGTCGGCCATTATGATTCGGCTTATATTGATCTGGTTATCACTTTTTTCATGCTGGTTGCCGGGATGAATTTTACCCTCCATTTCAAGTTACTGACTGGTAATTTCCGCAAGATTTTTTCTGATACTGAGTTGAAAGCTTACTTGTTTATTTTTGCCGGGGCCGTGATGATTATGACGGTGGTACTTTATCACCGGGTTTTCAGCGACCTTTTTGACAGCTTTCGCTATGCGGCTTTCCAGGCTGCTTCCATTTTAACCACGACAGGTTATGCCACCGCTGATTATGAGCAATGGCCTTATGTAGCCCAGATGGTTCTTTTTACCCTGATGTTTGTTGGCGGATGTTCCGGATCAACCGGTGGAGGGGGCAAGGTTGTCCGGATTGTAACCCTGCTGAAGCAGGGAATTAACGAGATGAAATACTTGGTGCATCCCAAAGGTGTGTTTACCCTGAGGATCAGTGGAAATCCGGTACGTAAGAATATTGTTTATGCTATTTCAGGTTTTTTCTTCCTCTATATCTTTACTGTTTTGCTGGTTACTTTTATTGTTTCAACTGCCGGTATTGATATTGTCAGTTCGTTGACGACAGCACTGGCAACGGTAGGCAACATTGGTCCCGGTTTTGGTCGTATCGGCCCAACTGGTAATTATGCTTTTTATCCCGATTATGTGAAATGGATATTAAGTCTGGCCATGATGGTCGGTCGTCTGGAGATTTATACCGTACTGATACTTTTGACGCCAACTTTCTGGAAGCACTGAAGCCATCAGGATTGGTAGAGAAGTTTCCAGCCTGCAGCGCGCCCCTGGTGATAGCTGCGGATGGTATCCTTTAAGGTTTTGATCGCCAGGTCGGCACAATGACTTTTCTCTTCTGTCAGTCCACCCAATGTTTTTCGGAGAATGTCCGGGCTGATTTGCATGGCCTGCCGCACTTCCATGCCGGTGATCATTTCCGTTAAGGCACTGCTGCAGGATACCGCTCCGATACAGACGTCACTGATAAATGTTGCCCGGCTAATGATTTCATCCCCTTTATTGTCAGTAACCTGTATCCACATCCATATGGAATCGCCACAGGGTCCCTGGCCGCCCGCATGCCCGTCGCTTCTTTTCAGCTTTCCCAGGTTACGGGGTTGTAGCCAGTGGTCAATGACCTGGGTCGGGTATAATTGTTCCAGGTTTGCGGCTGCCTGCTCTAAAGTAACCGGTTTATCCTCGTTTTTTTTCATGGTTGTTATCCGATAAATTTAGTAACTTACAGGTTATTTCCTTGTTTTTTTAACAAGAAAATGTTCTGATAAGGCTACTTACTTGTGGGCAACGCCCGCGTTAGCTGGAATTTTTCTCATCGTTATGTTTAATAGTGTATATCATTTCCAGTTGCCGGAAACAAGCAGGTTGTCGCAGCCTCTTTATTTATGATAAAAAAGGTTTGACAAGTGCCTGGTTTTTCATTATACGACTACTTTCGTCGCCGGCTGCGGGGTTGTAGCTTTTAACCGGTGTGGGCCGTTAGCTCAATTGGCAGAGCAACTGACTCTTAATCAGTAGGTTGAAGGTTCGATTCCTTCACGGCTCACCATTCATCAGGGTTAAGTTGCAGGGGTAAGGCTGGTGGAATTTATGATCGGGCCGCAGAAGTCATCCTGTGGCTTTTTTTGTTTTCGCGAGAGTGGCGGAATTGGCAGACGCACTAGACTTAGGATCTAGCGGTTTTACCGTGGGGGTTCAAGTCCCCCCTCTCGCACCATTAAATCTTCCGTGTTTGTTCAAATAAGTGATNNNNNNNNNNNNNNNNNNNNNNNNNNNNNNNNNNNNNNNNNNNNNNNNNNNNNNNNNNNNNNNNNNNNNNNNNNNNNNNNNNNNNNNNNNNNNNNNNNNNATCCAGGGTGAATTAGATAAGTCGATAAAAAAATATCGTAAAAAAGCCAAGGTTAAGGGTTTTCGGCCGGGAAAAGTTCCGGCTAATATCGTGAAAAACCTTTATTTTGATCAGATCAGGGCTGAGGTGATGGAAGATCTGGTGCAAAAAGTCTACCTTGAAGCTTTAAATGAGACAAAATTGATTCCTTTAGCTCGTCCTGAGATTGAAAACCTTTCTTTTGGCGATGAGAATGATTATCTTTCCTATGAAGCAATCATTGAAGTTAAGCCTCAGTTTGAAATAGAAGGATATATGGGTCTGGAGCTTGAAAGAGAGCCGGTGGAAGTAACGGACCAGGATAGAGAGGAAAGCATGGAAGGCCTGCGCCAGGCTTATGCCCATTTCGCCCCGGTTGAGGATCGCCCGGCCAAGGAAGGTGATACCCTGATTATTGATTTTGTCGGCAAGGTAGATGGGGAGGAATTTCCCGGAGGCGCAGCCTCAGAATACACGGTGGAAATTGGCTCTGGCAGCTTTATCCCTGATCTGGAAAAACAATTGGTTGGTTTGGAACTGAATGAAACCCGTGATCTTGAAGTTACTTTCCCTGAAGATTATCACCATAAAGAACTGGCGGGAAAACCTGCTGTTTTTACGGTAACTGTTAATGAAATTAAGGAGAAAAAGCTTCCTGAGATTAATGATGATTTTGCCGCGGATGTATCAACTGGGCAAATAACCTCTCTGGATAAGCTTAAAGATAAACTTGAGGATGGGGTTAAAGCCCGTAAAGAGGATTTAGTTCGCCGGAAACTGGTTGATGATTTGTTAGTAAAATTGCGTGACCTGGTTGATTTTGAAATTCCTGAATCCTTGGTTAAAAATGAAAAAGAATCCATGGTGCAGGGGATGAAATCCCGTTATCAGAGCCAGGGGATTGATGCTGTAATGATTGACCAAATGGTGGCTGCCAACCTGGAAAAGATTGCCGAAGATGCAGCCCGAACAGTTAAAAATACTTTAATTCTTGAACAAATAGCTGATCGTGAAAAGATAACGGCGACCCAGGATGAAATTAATAATCAATTGCAAAAGTTTATTGCCCAGTCTGGACAGAACCCGCAGGCATTAAGGGAATACTTTCAGGGCCGTGAAGCGGAGCTGCAGGAGATGCTTCATAACCAGGCTCTGATGGAT harbors:
- a CDS encoding TrkH family potassium uptake protein, coding for MHFRTVAKIIAILLAITSLFMLSSVLVALWYDEYKTIRSFLYPVLAVLMGAGGILWRMKGKTRESLSIRDGFLFVVFGWLLASMVGALPFYFSGTIPHYADAYFETMSGFTTTGASILTEIESLPKAILYWRSLTHWLGGMGIVVLTVAILPLLGVGGLQLVKAEAPGPTMDKITPRITETAKYLWYIYLGITIAEAVLLMFGGMNLFDALTHTFGTVATGGFSTRNTSVGHYDSAYIDLVITFFMLVAGMNFTLHFKLLTGNFRKIFSDTELKAYLFIFAGAVMIMTVVLYHRVFSDLFDSFRYAAFQAASILTTTGYATADYEQWPYVAQMVLFTLMFVGGCSGSTGGGGKVVRIVTLLKQGINEMKYLVHPKGVFTLRISGNPVRKNIVYAISGFFFLYIFTVLLVTFIVSTAGIDIVSSLTTALATVGNIGPGFGRIGPTGNYAFYPDYVKWILSLAMMVGRLEIYTVLILLTPTFWKH
- a CDS encoding iron-sulfur cluster assembly scaffold protein translates to MKKNEDKPVTLEQAAANLEQLYPTQVIDHWLQPRNLGKLKRSDGHAGGQGPCGDSIWMWIQVTDNKGDEIISRATFISDVCIGAVSCSSALTEMITGMEVRQAMQISPDILRKTLGGLTEEKSHCADLAIKTLKDTIRSYHQGRAAGWKLLYQS
- the tig gene encoding trigger factor; the encoded protein is IQGELDKSIKKYRKKAKVKGFRPGKVPANIVKNLYFDQIRAEVMEDLVQKVYLEALNETKLIPLARPEIENLSFGDENDYLSYEAIIEVKPQFEIEGYMGLELEREPVEVTDQDREESMEGLRQAYAHFAPVEDRPAKEGDTLIIDFVGKVDGEEFPGGAASEYTVEIGSGSFIPDLEKQLVGLELNETRDLEVTFPEDYHHKELAGKPAVFTVTVNEIKEKKLPEINDDFAADVSTGQITSLDKLKDKLEDGVKARKEDLVRRKLVDDLLVKLRDLVDFEIPESLVKNEKESMVQGMKSRYQSQGIDAVMIDQMVAANLEKIAEDAARTVKNTLILEQIADREKITATQDEINNQLQKFIAQSGQNPQALREYFQGREAELQEMLHNQALMDKLIDYLLEKATYAEK